In the Longimicrobium sp. genome, CCGCATCTGGCCGCAGCGCGTGGACGTGCGGGTGGACGAGTTCGGCGGGAGCCGGCTGCAGACCATCCTGCTGCAGCGCACGCAGCGGCAGCAGGCCGCCGCCGAGGTGGCGCAGCCGGCCGCGGCCACGCAGCAGATCCCCATCACCATCGCCCCGGCGCAGCCGCAGGCGCCCGCCGCCCCGCGCGTGCTGCGGCGCGGCGCGGCTCCGCCCGCGCAGACCACGCAGCCGGCGCAGGCCGCGCCGGCGCGGCCGCAGAGCTCCGTGAACCCGCGGAGCCCGTCGTACACCACGTCCACGCGCCCGTGACGCGCCGGACGAACCCGAACGCAAGGATCCGAACGATGCTGCGCAATCTCGCGATCGCGCTCCTGGTTCCCGCCCTGGCCGCCGCGGCGCCCGCGCCGTACGCGGGTTCGGGCGACGTGTCGGCGCTGCGGCTGGAGGCGCGCGACGGGCGCACCGAGCTCACGGTGCAGATCGCCGGGGGCGAGGTGCGCTGGACCGACTTCCCGCTGCAGGGCCCGCCCCGCGTGGTGGTGGACATCCAGGGCGCGCGCACCGCGCTGTCCTCGGGCCGCTACGACGGGATCGACCGCGGCGGGGTGAAGGGGGTGCGCACCAGCCAGCACGCGCCCGACGTGGTGCGCGTGGTGATCGACCTGGAGCGCGACCTCCGCTACGCCGTGACCCGCTCGTCCGACGGGCTCCGCATCACCCTCGAGTCGGGCGCGCAGGCGTTCCAGCCGTGGAGCTCGGGCTCCGCGCCGCGGACGCCCCAGTACGCGCAGTCGCCGAATCCCAACACCTCGCGCGTCAACACGACGGAGCGCAGCACGGCCGCCGCGCCGGTGCAGCAGCGCAGCCGCGCGCGGCCGATCACGGTGACCTTCGAGAACACCGACATGCGCGACGTGCTGGCCACCTTCGCCGAGCTCACCGGGCGCTCCATCGTCCCCGGCTCGGAGGTGGGCGGGATCCGCGTGGAGTACGTGACCTTCACCAACCAGCCGTGGGACCTGGCGCTGCGCTCGCTGCTGCAGGCCTACGGGCTGGCGGCGCAGGAAGACCCGCAGAGCGGGATCATCCGCGTGGACCAGATCACCAAGCTGGCCGAGCGCGAGACGCTGGAGCCGCTGGTGACGCGCACCTTCCGCATCAACTACGTGCCGGTGGAGGAGATGCAGTCGACGCTCGAGGCGCTGAAGAGCGACCGCGGCTCGGTGAGCATCAACAAGAGCACCAACACGCTGATCGCCACCGACGTGCCCAGCGTGATCGACGACTTCGAGCGGCTGGTGGGGCAGCTGGACGTGCGCACCCCGCAGGTGGCCATCCAGGCCAAGATCGTCTTCATCAACCGCACCGACGCCGAGGACCTGGGGATCGTCTACGACATCAAGGACTCGCGCGGGAACTCGCTGAACGAGGTGGTCTCCGTCCCCGACCCCAACAACCCGGACGTGCAGACCAACCAGAACATCGTCTCGCTCGGCGGCAGCTCGATCGCCGCGCTGGGGAACGCCAACAGCCGCGTGCAGGACCCCGCGCTGCAGGTGCTGACCTCGCTGGTGCTGGGCCGCTACACGCTGATCAACTTCATCGAGGCGCTGCAGCGCGCCGAGCTCTCCGACGTGCAGGCGGCGCCGGTGGTGACCACCAGCAGCAACCACGAGGCGCAGATCTGGGTCGGCGAGCGCACCCCCATCCGCGTGGTGGACCTGGGCTCGGCCAACGTGGGGGCCACGGCGGGGACGGCCCCGCGCGCCACCGCGCAGCTGGTGGAGACCGGCATCCGGCTGATCGTGACGCCGCAGGTGACCAACGACCGCCGCGTGCTGCTGCAGCTGCACGCCGAGCGCTCGAGCGCCACCCCCGCCGCCGGCGAGATCGGCGTGCAGTTCCTGCAGCAGCAGGGCGACACGCGGGTGATGGTGAAGGACGGCGAGACGGCGGTGATCGGCGGGCTGACGGTGACCGAGGTCACGCAGACACGCACCGGCATCCCCTTCCTGATGGACATTCCCTTCCTGGGCTCGCTGTTCCGCAACAGCCACAGCCAGGAGGTCAAGCGTGACCTGCTGATCATGGTCACGCCGCACATCGTCGAGGAGACCAATTGATCTCCCGGCACGGCAGTTCCCACCCACGGAGGTTCCTCTTGTCCCGTGCATTCCGGCGGCGCCCGGCCGCTCACGTTATGGCCGTCGTTGCCGCCGGGATGCTCCTGGCGGCCTGCGAGGGCTCCAACGCCTTCATTGATCCCGGCGGCAACAACAACGGGAACAACAACGGCGGCGGCACCACCGGGCAGACCGACGCCACGGCGCCGACCGTGGCCATCGTCAAGCCCGACAGCAACGCCAACGTGGCCGTCGGCGAGCAGCTGTACGTCGAGGCGCGCGTGACCGACAACGTGGCGCTCGACTCGGTGACCATCCGCGGCTTCGTGCAGAAGGGGAGCAAGGAGCTGGGCACCGACACCTCCATCGCGCGCTTCGTCACCAAGTCGGTGCGCCTCTCCGGCGCCACCGCGGTGAAGGACACGGTCATCAAGCGCTTCCTCGACCCGGTGGCCGACTCGTCGCAGGCGCTGGACGTGCGCGTGGTGGTCACGGCGTGGGACACCGCGGGGAACCAGAAGGCCGACACCACCGCCATCAACATCGGCGGCCCCCGTGTGCAGATCCTGGGTCCGCCCGCGGGGACGCAGCTCTTCGCGGGAACGACCGTGCCCGTGGTGCTGCTGGCGGTGGACTCGACGCAGCTGATCCGCACGGTGCGGGTGCGCGGGACGGGCGCCTTCGCCTTCGACACCTCGTTGACGGTGAACCCGGCGCTGCAGGCGGTGAACGACACCATCGTGGTGCCGATCCCGGCCACGGTGGGCGGGACGGCGGTGCAGGGGACGGAGACGCTGGTGGCCATCGCCACCTCGGCCGGCGGGAAGGAGGCCACCAGCGTGCCGGTGGCCATCACCATCCGCCCGGCCGCCACCGACAACACGCCCCCGCAGGTCACCTTCAACGCCGACGTCCCCGGCCGGGTGGAGGTGGACGACACGCTGCTGATCACCGCGCAGGCCACCGACCTGACGCGCGTGGACACGCTGGGGATCACCGTGTTCGCCATCCGCCCGCGCGCCGGGGGCGAGGACACGCTGGCCGCCTTCGTCCGCAAGGTGCGGGCGTCGAGCGACTCGATGAAGGTGTTCCTGACCGGCGTGCCGCTGACCGGGCTCGACACGGTGACGCTGCGCTTCGCGGTCACCGCGTGGGCCACCGACCCGGCGGGCAACTGCGGCGCGGCGGTCAGCCCCAACACGCCGCAGGCGCAGGCGTGCGTCACCCGCGCTGCGGGGGGACGGGTCGCGGGGGTGTCGGGGTGGAACTACCTGACCTTCGTGGCGCGCGGGCTGACGGTGCCGCCGCCCAACGAGGGCGACGTGCTGGCCGACCTGGTGGCCGACAGCAACCGGGTGTACATGTCGAACTTCACCCGCAACCGGCTGGAGACGCTGGCGCTGGGCTCGCTGGCGTACGGGCCGACGGTGCGCGTGGGCTCGCAGCCGTGGGGGCTGGCGCTGGGCCGCTTCCGCGACTCGCTGTACGTGGCCAACAGCGGCGGCACCAACATCTCGGTGGTCCCGCTGACGGGCGCGGTGCTGGCCGAGGCCGAGGACAGGCGCATCTTCACGCGCAACGAGCGGCTGTTCTCGGTGAAGTACGACGAGGACGACCAGCAGGCCGTCGACGAGGTCACGCTCTTCGACTACTCCGACCGCCCGCAGTTCATCGCGCAGGCGTCCAATGGGCTGCTGGTGTACTCGACCAAGCCCACGGCCTCGGCCAGCGACGGCACGGTGCGGATCTACAACGCGGCCAAGCTGCGCTCGGAGATCTTCATCGGCTACGTCGACCGCCACACCCCTGGGTTCGGCACGGTGGTGAACGCCGACTCGGCCTTCAAGGTGGCGGGGGACCAGATCATGGTGTGCCCGCGCCGCCGCTTCGGCGACACCTCGGACCCGGCCTGCATCATCGGCCACGCCACCGACGTGTCGGACTCGCTGTTCAAGCTGCGGCAGCTTCCGCCCAACGCCTCGGGCGGGAAGTACGACGCGCGGCTGGACATGGGCGCCGACATCCTCGAGGTGGGGCTGAAGGACACCACCTTCGTGGCCGCCAGCGGCGACCGCAACTACATCGCGGTGGGCGAGGGCGCCACGTCGAACGCCCGCATCCCCATGTTCAACGCGCCGGCCGGCGGCGACTCGCTGGTGCTGGTGGGCGACGTGCGCGACCTGATCAGCAACGCCGCCGAGCGGGTGATCGGGCTGGGAATCAACTACGACGGCTCGCTGGGCGTGGCCCGCGGGAGCCAGGCGTACTACTTCGGGCCCACGCTGCGCCTGCAGGGCGTGGTGGCGGCCGGCGCGCCCACGGGCGGCGTCGCGATGCACCCCGCGAACGCCGGCTACCCCGGCGGCAGCTTCCGCCTGTCGTTCGTGAGCGGGATCGACGAGAAGGCGCCGTACGTGGACGTGATCGACAACTTCAACTTCTTCCGCGTGAAGCGCGTGTACACGCGCGACCCGGTGATCGGCGCGATGGCGGTGGCGCCGCGCGCCGGCGGCGACGCGGGGGCGGTGGCGCTGCGCATCTACGCGCTGACCACGAAGGGGGTGCTGGCGCTCACCATCACCAACTCCGACCTGGTGCCCTGACGGGCACCGGGACGGCCCCGGGAACGGGCGGGGGTCTGGCGAAGGCCGGGCCCCCGCTGTTTCTTTGTGGGCGATGAGCCGCTTCCGCTTCACCACCGCCGGGGAAAGCCACGGCCCCGCCCTCACGACGATCGTCGAGGGCGTGCCGGCGGGCGTTCCCGTTTCCGCCGACGAGATCGACCGCGAGCTGCGCCGGCGCCAGGGCGGCTACGGGCGCGGCGGCCGGATGCGCATCGAGAGCGACCGCGCCGAGATCCTCTCCGGCGTGCGCCACGGGCAGACGCTGGGCTCGCCGGTCACGCTGCAGATCCGCAACCGCGACTGGGCCAACTGGACCGACGCCATGTCGCCCGCGCCGGTGGAGGCGGAGGGCGACGACGAGGCCATGCGCCGCGTCTTCCTCCCGCGCCCCGGGCACGCGGACCTGGTCGGCGCGCTGAAGTACGACCGCACCGACGCGCGCGACATCCTGGAGCGCGCCAGCGCGCGGGAGACGGCGGCGCGCGTCGCGGCGGGGGCGATCGCGAAGCGGCTGCTGGCGGAGATGGGGATCGGCGTGGGAAGCCACGTGGTCTCCATCGGCGGGATCGTCGCGGCGCGGCCGGAGGAGCTGCCGGAGGAGCTCAACGCCGCGTCGGACCCGTCTCCCGTGCGCTGCCTGGACGCGGAGGCCGAGGGGCGGATGATCGACGCCATCGACGCCGCCAAGCGCGCGGGCGACACGCTGGGCGGGGTGGTGGAGGTCGTCGCCCGCGGCGTCCCCGCGGGACTGGGCTCGCACGTCAGCTGGGACCGCAAGGTGGATGGGCGGCTGGCGGGCGCGCTGATGTCGATCCAGGCGATCAAGGGGGTGGAGATCGGCCTGGGGTTCGAGGCGGCGATGCGTCCCGGCTCGCGCGTGCACGACGCCATCCGGCTGGACGA is a window encoding:
- a CDS encoding AMIN domain-containing protein; this translates as MLRNLAIALLVPALAAAAPAPYAGSGDVSALRLEARDGRTELTVQIAGGEVRWTDFPLQGPPRVVVDIQGARTALSSGRYDGIDRGGVKGVRTSQHAPDVVRVVIDLERDLRYAVTRSSDGLRITLESGAQAFQPWSSGSAPRTPQYAQSPNPNTSRVNTTERSTAAAPVQQRSRARPITVTFENTDMRDVLATFAELTGRSIVPGSEVGGIRVEYVTFTNQPWDLALRSLLQAYGLAAQEDPQSGIIRVDQITKLAERETLEPLVTRTFRINYVPVEEMQSTLEALKSDRGSVSINKSTNTLIATDVPSVIDDFERLVGQLDVRTPQVAIQAKIVFINRTDAEDLGIVYDIKDSRGNSLNEVVSVPDPNNPDVQTNQNIVSLGGSSIAALGNANSRVQDPALQVLTSLVLGRYTLINFIEALQRAELSDVQAAPVVTTSSNHEAQIWVGERTPIRVVDLGSANVGATAGTAPRATAQLVETGIRLIVTPQVTNDRRVLLQLHAERSSATPAAGEIGVQFLQQQGDTRVMVKDGETAVIGGLTVTEVTQTRTGIPFLMDIPFLGSLFRNSHSQEVKRDLLIMVTPHIVEETN
- the aroC gene encoding chorismate synthase, whose translation is MSRFRFTTAGESHGPALTTIVEGVPAGVPVSADEIDRELRRRQGGYGRGGRMRIESDRAEILSGVRHGQTLGSPVTLQIRNRDWANWTDAMSPAPVEAEGDDEAMRRVFLPRPGHADLVGALKYDRTDARDILERASARETAARVAAGAIAKRLLAEMGIGVGSHVVSIGGIVAARPEELPEELNAASDPSPVRCLDAEAEGRMIDAIDAAKRAGDTLGGVVEVVARGVPAGLGSHVSWDRKVDGRLAGALMSIQAIKGVEIGLGFEAAMRPGSRVHDAIRLDDALERGGGYGRAGNNAGGLEGGITTGQPVVVRAAMKPISTLMQPLETVDLRTGERAEAVRERSDVCAVPAAGVVAEAMVAIVLADALLEKVGGDSLAEVRRNLDGYLERIRERGMFVGA